A stretch of the Aphanothece sacrum FPU1 genome encodes the following:
- a CDS encoding type II toxin-antitoxin system PemK/MazF family toxin — MRGDIYLANLTEGRGSEQAGTRPVIIVQNNNINRFTRTVIVIPLTTNLRRTQIPGTIIIPAGEGGLNQESVALCYQIIVIDRQRLRGYLGTLSDIYLQQLADAIRYTLDII, encoded by the coding sequence ATGCGGGGAGATATTTATTTAGCTAACTTGACTGAGGGTCGAGGTTCAGAACAAGCTGGAACTAGACCTGTTATCATTGTCCAAAATAACAATATTAATCGATTTACTCGCACAGTTATTGTGATTCCCTTAACCACAAATTTACGTCGTACACAAATACCTGGAACTATTATTATTCCAGCAGGAGAAGGGGGATTAAATCAAGAATCAGTAGCTTTGTGTTATCAAATTATTGTTATTGATAGACAAAGACTTCGAGGATATTTAGGAACACTTTCTGACATTTATTTACAACAATTAGCTGATGCCATTAGATATACATTAGATATTATTTAA